The Desulforegula conservatrix Mb1Pa region CAGCCTTACCCTCTGCACGAGCCGTATCAGGTTCGCTTTCGCTATGTACCATTCTCTTCCTGTCGCTTCCTTCAAACCCTACCGTTACCAGTAGCGCCCTTGCGATTCGGATTGATTTCCCCTCGGACGGGGCATCTCTGCTTTCTTTCAAACAGACGGGGGCACGGCTTTGCCGGGCAAACAAATAAGGGCAGGTTTTTCAACCTGCCCTTCAAGCAAGGGGAGTATGTGCACTGCGTTTTATATGCTAAGCCTTTTTCTAATAAGGCATTAAGCCGTTTTGCAGATCTGACGGCCAGTGGCCAAACTAACCGTCAGATCAAAGGGGAGAGAAGAATGAAAAAATTTTTACAGACAATTTGTTTTTGTTGAAACTATATTAGCAATAGGCGTGCCATGTGTATTTATACTCCCCCTTTTTTTTATAAATATCAGATTTTACAGTATTTATTAATATATCGGAGAGATTGATCCGTTGGCATCAAAGAGACCAATGCCAGAGCTTGTGTATTTATTATCTATGATGAAGTGTCTGCTGCTGATAGCTGTGTAATAAATATACATATGGATTCTAAATGCTTAGAAAGTATCGATATTTTTCATAAATCACTGTACGCAATGTTTCTCTTACAATTTTCAATAAATGATGTATATTATTCTGCTCTTGTTTTCAGTATTGATTTGGCAGTTTAAGCATTTTGCAGGATTATAAGATGAATGAAATTTTAAGCGAGAAAGCTTTCAAGAAGGAAGTCGAAAAACGCCGTACATTTGGAATCATAAGCCACCCCGACGCTGGTAAGACAACTCTTACAGAAAAGCTTCTCCTTTTTGGCGGTGCCATTCAACAGGCTGGAGCGGTTAAGTCGAGAAAAACCGATCGTCATGCAACCAGTGACTGGATGGCCATTGAACAGGAGCGCGGTATTTCTGTAACAACTTCGGTTATGAAGTTCAATTACAGAGAATTTGAGGTCAATCTTCTTGATACTCCTGGCCACAAGGACTTTTCCGAAGATACTTACAGGGTTTTAACTGCTGTAGACAGCGCTCTGATGGTGATTGACAGCGCAAAAGGCGTTGAAACCCAGACAAAGAAACTAATGGAAGTATGCAGAATGCGCAATACTCCCATTATCACATTCATAAATAAGCTAGACAGGGACGGCCTTGCGCCTCTTGATCTTCTTTCTGATATTGAAGAAAACCTTCAGATAGAATGCGTTCCCATGACTTGGCCAATCGGAATGGGAAAGAGATTTAAAGGGGTTTACAATCTATATTCGAAATCTTTGCAATTGTTCAAACCGGGCGAAGAAATAATAACAAATGACAGCATTGTCATCACAGATATATATGACAAGACCCTTGATAATCTCGTGGGAGAGTCCCTTGCACGGGAACTTAGGGGTGACATAGAACTGCTTGAAGGAGCAGCTAGCCCTTTTGACTATGATCATTTTCTAAAAGGCAATCAGTCTCCTGTTTTTTTTGGCAGTGCCATCAACAACTTCGGTGTAAGAGAACTTCTCGACGCTTTTGTGGAAATGGCACCGCATCCTGATTCAAGGGAAACTGAAACAAGGGAAGTCTCTCCTTACGAGAATGAGTTCTCTGGATTTGTATTTAAAATCCAGGCAAATATGGATCCATCCCACAGGGACAGAATTGCTTTTCTAAGGATTTGTTCAGGCAGATTTACGAGGGGGATGAAGGTTAAACATCACAGAATGGATAAAGATATCAATCTCTCAAACGCCATAATCTTCATGGCCCAGGACAGAGCAAACATAGACGATGCTTTCCCGGGTGATATTATTGGTCTCCATAACCACGGCACAATCAAAATAGGCGATACTTTTTCAACAAAGGAAGTTTTGAAATTTACAGGAATTCCAAATTTTGCTCCTGAACATTTCAGAAGGGTTATTCTTAAAAACCCGCTTAAACTCAAGCAGCTCCAGAAAGGCCTTACACAGCTTGCAGAAGAGGGCGCAGTTCAGTATTTCAGACCAATAAAAGGTAGCGACTATATATTGGGTGCCGTGGGCGTACTTCAGTTCGACGTTACAATGGCAAGACTTAAAGCTGAATACAGCGTCGATGCCATTTACGAACCTGTAGAACTTAGTGTCGCCAGATGGATAAGGGCTGATGATAAAAAAACAATCGATGAATTTGAAAAAAAATACAGCCACAACCTGGCAAAGGATTCTGAGGGCCATCTCGCATTTATGACCACTAGCGAGTGGCAGCTTAAATTTGTCATGGATGACTGGCCACAAATAACCTTTATGAAAACCAGGGAGCAGGGCTGATTTTTGCCTCTGTTCAGTTTTAATACTGAACTCCTGCAGGGCGCCTTTTTTAACGAACGCCCTAAAAACCATGCACCGAATATTGATAATTGATATTATATTGAAGTCGAATAAAAATATCAATATATTGTATATGATTTTATACTTGATACATTTTGTATTATCTGTTTTGTAATGCTCAGCTCTGTATGAAGTTACTTCTGAATAATATAAGGCTGGCACAGGGGAAAAAAGAATGCATACCGAAGAATATCGTGAGATTCCTTATAATTACACTTCAGCTGATGATGCCCAGATAGTTAAGCTGTTCATGGGCTACGATGTATGGGAACGTCTTGAGAGTCTCCGTTCGCAGAGAATATCAGGACGATCAGCCAGACTGCTCATGCGTTTTATGGGGGATCTTTTTGTTTTAAGAAGAAATCCTTTTATATATCAAGAACTTGCAGACTCTGTCTTCAGACGGCACTATTTTTTCAAAACAGTCAAGGCTGATCTGGAATATCTTACAAATAAAGGCAGAGATAATGAAGATGTCAGGTTTATTGTAAAAAAATGCGGAGAGGAAACAAAAAAGCTTAAAAGAGAACTCAATTCAGTTTCATTTAAGAGAATGAAAATCAAAAGGACTCTTTCCCCAATTATTGGTAAAGAGAATATCCTTTTTGATCCGTTCGCACTCATAAGCCATGCAACAGATGCAACCGACTGGCGTCTGTACCTTCCCATCGCCATCCTGAGGCCTTATGATGAAAAACAAATAGCGCCTCTTCTTAAAGCTGTGGAAAAATTAGGACTCCATGTTATTCCAAGGGGAGCTGGAACCGGGCTTACAGGCGGCAGTGTTCCTGTAAGCGAAAACTGTGTGATGATAAATACTGAAAAACTCAACCGCATCAGAGGGATTCACACAAAAAGCTTTACGGATGAATCAGGCAGAATAGTCGAAATGCCCGTACTTGAAGTTGAAGCCGGAGTTGTTACTGAAAGCGCAATGAATTATGCTTCATCCAAAGGTTTTGTATTTGCAACAGATCCGACAAGTGCATGGGCTTCGACAATTGGTGGTAATATTGCTGAAAACGCTGGCGGAAAGACTGCCGTTCTTTGGGGAACAGCCATAGATAATATTGTTTCTTACAAAATGGCCATGCCGGGTGGAAAATTCTGGGAAGTAACACGAACAGATCACAAGGTAAGAAAAATCCTCCATGATGATACAGTCAATTTCGACATAAGGGATGAAAGTGGCGGTCTTGTTACCAACATACAATTGCGCGGAGATGAAATAAGGAAGCCGGGACTCTGGAAAGACATAACCAACAAGGCTCTCGGCGGACTACCAGGTGTTCAGAAAGAAGGGACTGACGGAATAATAACATCAGCCTATTTCATTCTTTATACAGCGTATGAGCATAAAGCCACTGCATGTCTTGAGTTCTACGGCAATGACATGGATGAGGCAAGCAAGGTTATAGTTGCCATT contains the following coding sequences:
- a CDS encoding peptide chain release factor 3 — protein: MNEILSEKAFKKEVEKRRTFGIISHPDAGKTTLTEKLLLFGGAIQQAGAVKSRKTDRHATSDWMAIEQERGISVTTSVMKFNYREFEVNLLDTPGHKDFSEDTYRVLTAVDSALMVIDSAKGVETQTKKLMEVCRMRNTPIITFINKLDRDGLAPLDLLSDIEENLQIECVPMTWPIGMGKRFKGVYNLYSKSLQLFKPGEEIITNDSIVITDIYDKTLDNLVGESLARELRGDIELLEGAASPFDYDHFLKGNQSPVFFGSAINNFGVRELLDAFVEMAPHPDSRETETREVSPYENEFSGFVFKIQANMDPSHRDRIAFLRICSGRFTRGMKVKHHRMDKDINLSNAIIFMAQDRANIDDAFPGDIIGLHNHGTIKIGDTFSTKEVLKFTGIPNFAPEHFRRVILKNPLKLKQLQKGLTQLAEEGAVQYFRPIKGSDYILGAVGVLQFDVTMARLKAEYSVDAIYEPVELSVARWIRADDKKTIDEFEKKYSHNLAKDSEGHLAFMTTSEWQLKFVMDDWPQITFMKTREQG